The following proteins are co-located in the Rhodococcus opacus B4 genome:
- a CDS encoding fumarylacetoacetate hydrolase family protein, which yields MRIANIDGRLALAAGTGYIDVEEASGGAFGADPQAVYDVWAEFTNWAARLDTSSHPVIGTTEQTVWGPPVPRPRQVFAIGLNYHDHAAESGLESPTVPPVFTKFPTSLTGHDQSVALPADTVDWEVELVAVVGTRCDYVDAADAWDHIAGVTVGQDLSGRGLQLAGPAPQFSLGKSYRGFAPTGPELVTVDELPDRDDLEIGCALDSGEVLQKGRTSDLIFTIPQLVAHLSAVCPLLPGDLIFTGTPSGVGGARKPPKFLRPGDVLTSWVEGVGTLRNTMIAP from the coding sequence ATGAGAATCGCCAACATCGACGGCCGGCTCGCCCTCGCGGCCGGGACCGGCTACATCGACGTCGAAGAGGCCAGTGGCGGAGCCTTCGGCGCAGACCCGCAGGCCGTCTACGACGTCTGGGCGGAGTTCACGAACTGGGCGGCGCGCCTGGACACCAGCAGCCACCCGGTGATCGGAACGACCGAACAGACGGTGTGGGGTCCGCCGGTGCCCCGGCCGCGGCAGGTGTTCGCCATCGGCCTCAACTACCACGACCACGCCGCCGAATCGGGGCTCGAAAGCCCCACCGTTCCTCCGGTGTTCACGAAGTTTCCCACCAGCCTGACCGGGCACGACCAGTCCGTCGCCCTGCCCGCCGACACCGTCGACTGGGAGGTCGAACTCGTCGCCGTCGTCGGTACCCGATGCGACTACGTCGACGCCGCCGACGCATGGGACCACATCGCCGGAGTGACCGTCGGCCAGGACCTGTCCGGACGGGGATTGCAACTGGCCGGACCGGCGCCGCAGTTCTCCCTCGGGAAGTCGTACCGCGGGTTCGCGCCTACCGGACCCGAACTGGTGACCGTCGACGAACTGCCCGACCGGGACGATCTCGAGATCGGCTGCGCACTAGACAGCGGCGAGGTCCTGCAGAAGGGCCGCACCTCGGATCTGATCTTCACGATTCCCCAACTGGTCGCCCACCTGTCGGCCGTGTGCCCGCTGCTGCCCGGCGACCTGATCTTCACCGGCACTCCCTCGGGTGTCGGCGGAGCCCGCAAGCCCCCGAAGTTCCTGCGGCCCGGCGACGTCCTCACCAGTTGGGTCGAAGGCGTCGGCACCCTCCGCAATACCATGATCGCGCCCTGA
- a CDS encoding MFS transporter, which translates to MTTTPRLRVPAFVSVAVLAFIAISADGYDLAIFGAAIPDLLADPDWGLTPARIGVIAGTAIAGMCLGSIAAGVLADRFGSRRLFLACVTWFSVGMILCAAAPSAELLGVARFVAGLGLGGLGPAAIALTMSVAPHDRRNFLNGVMLTGLPVGGVVAALSALAFLEGGGWRAVFLIGGVIPLLTVVPIGAAKLRTWAPDSTVSTTVPRPNVGVSMRTLLGDGGARALAGFVLVTGCCQVLSYGLLTWLPQIMKSSGYSLGSSLVFLIIFSIGAMGGSATGSWAADRMGGRRITIAGFAIGAVAIFGLSMPLPQPILYLSLFLAGAGTVGIQPVVYGFAALHFPATVRGSALGFIGGIGRIGGVCGPILGGVLAGLPALANFSVFAGIAVFASLLSLVVLTGRRHAPAPTIATAPAEV; encoded by the coding sequence ATGACCACCACTCCACGCCTGCGCGTGCCCGCCTTCGTCAGCGTCGCGGTCCTCGCCTTCATCGCGATCTCCGCCGACGGCTACGACCTCGCGATCTTCGGTGCCGCGATCCCGGACCTGCTCGCCGATCCGGACTGGGGACTCACCCCGGCCCGGATCGGCGTGATCGCCGGCACCGCCATCGCGGGCATGTGCCTCGGGTCGATCGCGGCCGGGGTGCTTGCCGACCGCTTCGGTTCGCGCCGCCTCTTCCTGGCCTGCGTCACATGGTTCTCGGTCGGCATGATCCTCTGCGCCGCTGCCCCTTCCGCGGAACTCCTGGGCGTCGCCCGCTTCGTCGCGGGACTCGGCCTGGGAGGCCTGGGCCCGGCGGCCATCGCACTGACGATGAGCGTCGCGCCGCACGACAGGCGGAACTTCCTCAACGGGGTGATGTTGACCGGACTTCCGGTCGGCGGCGTCGTGGCGGCGCTCAGTGCGCTGGCCTTCCTCGAGGGCGGCGGCTGGCGGGCGGTGTTCCTCATCGGTGGGGTGATCCCGCTGCTGACTGTCGTGCCGATCGGGGCGGCGAAGCTGCGGACGTGGGCACCGGACAGCACCGTTTCCACCACTGTCCCCCGGCCGAACGTGGGCGTCTCGATGCGCACGCTGCTCGGTGACGGCGGCGCACGGGCGCTCGCTGGTTTCGTCCTGGTCACCGGTTGCTGCCAGGTCCTGTCGTACGGACTGCTCACCTGGTTGCCACAGATCATGAAGTCGTCCGGGTATTCCCTCGGCTCCTCGCTCGTGTTCCTGATCATCTTCAGCATCGGAGCGATGGGCGGCAGCGCGACCGGATCCTGGGCCGCGGACCGGATGGGCGGACGCCGCATCACCATTGCCGGCTTCGCGATCGGCGCGGTCGCCATCTTCGGACTCTCGATGCCTCTGCCGCAACCGATCCTCTACCTGTCCCTGTTCCTCGCCGGCGCCGGCACGGTCGGCATCCAGCCCGTCGTGTACGGGTTCGCCGCACTTCACTTCCCGGCGACCGTGCGCGGCAGCGCTCTCGGATTCATCGGGGGCATCGGCCGGATCGGCGGCGTGTGCGGACCGATTCTCGGTGGAGTTCTCGCGGGACTCCCTGCACTGGCCAACTTCTCGGTCTTCGCCGGAATCGCCGTGTTCGCGTCGCTGCTCAGTCTCGTCGTTCTCACCGGTCGCCGCCACGCGCCCGCGCCGACGATCGCGACCGCCCCGGCCGAGGTCTGA
- a CDS encoding nuclear transport factor 2 family protein has product MPDPSDTAAVIDVVLRERAGRDTAQWDRMRSAFAPGAHVSLSWFTGTGAEFVDASKAMYEAGSRGFHTIGAPSVDIVGDRALAHAGTTVHARGTLAGVELDVASHGRLYQRLIRIDGTWRITDLTMLYYKDVVSPVNPAADVSALAGVEFPVDRPYRYLAALLGAAGYAIGPDLPGPDRPALVDRYLAAHHSWLHEPQG; this is encoded by the coding sequence GTGCCTGACCCCTCGGACACCGCCGCGGTGATCGACGTCGTCCTCCGCGAGCGAGCCGGGCGTGACACCGCGCAATGGGACCGGATGCGTTCGGCGTTCGCCCCCGGCGCACACGTCAGCCTCAGCTGGTTCACCGGAACCGGCGCCGAGTTCGTCGACGCCTCGAAAGCCATGTACGAAGCGGGCAGTCGCGGCTTCCACACGATCGGTGCGCCCAGTGTCGACATCGTCGGCGACCGGGCACTCGCTCACGCCGGAACCACGGTGCACGCGCGCGGCACCCTCGCCGGCGTCGAGTTGGACGTCGCCTCGCACGGCCGGTTGTACCAGCGGCTGATCAGGATCGACGGGACCTGGCGCATCACCGATCTCACGATGCTCTACTACAAGGACGTCGTCTCCCCGGTGAACCCGGCCGCAGACGTGTCTGCACTGGCGGGCGTCGAATTTCCCGTCGATCGCCCCTACCGGTACCTCGCCGCGCTACTCGGCGCTGCCGGGTACGCCATCGGCCCCGACCTGCCGGGCCCCGACCGTCCCGCGCTCGTCGATCGATACCTCGCGGCCCACCACAGTTGGCTTCACGAACCCCAGGGATAG
- a CDS encoding amidohydrolase family protein produces the protein MTAGAPRRTALTGVRVFDGRALSEPRTVVVDGAVIGTDPAGARIIDADGAVLLPGLIDAHIHLHGLDTLEQLCSWGVTTGLDMATWPAALVSSLRGVDGLTDIRSPGIPVIGPAGPHSHFGMPAEAVVPDCEAADRFVSARVAEGADYVKIVLEAPGDGGPDPVVARAVVEAAHRHGKKVVAHASSVGAYELALDVGADVLTHIPNGEPLGDDVVARMAGGRRVAVPTLSMMQALATLRGNTDGFTAAAASVAALHRAGVPVLAGTDAALQPGLPQLVAHGESLHHELELLVAAGLSTVDALRAATVLPARHFGLDDRGAVEPGLRADLILVDGDPLADIRATRNIERIWCGGDEHTATLRTADERSTRA, from the coding sequence GTGACCGCGGGGGCTCCGCGCCGGACCGCCCTGACCGGTGTCCGGGTCTTCGACGGACGCGCGTTGTCCGAGCCGCGCACCGTCGTCGTCGACGGAGCGGTGATCGGCACCGACCCGGCCGGCGCCCGGATCATCGACGCCGACGGCGCGGTGCTGTTGCCCGGGCTGATCGACGCGCACATCCACCTGCACGGACTCGACACCCTCGAGCAGCTGTGCTCGTGGGGAGTGACCACCGGGCTGGACATGGCCACCTGGCCGGCGGCGCTGGTGTCCTCGCTGCGCGGCGTCGACGGGTTGACCGACATCCGCAGTCCCGGTATCCCGGTGATCGGTCCGGCGGGTCCGCACTCGCACTTCGGCATGCCCGCCGAGGCGGTGGTGCCCGACTGCGAGGCCGCCGACCGGTTCGTCTCGGCACGAGTGGCGGAGGGGGCCGATTACGTCAAGATCGTCCTCGAAGCCCCCGGGGACGGTGGCCCCGACCCGGTGGTCGCGCGTGCCGTCGTGGAGGCCGCGCACCGCCACGGCAAAAAAGTTGTCGCACATGCATCCTCGGTGGGAGCCTACGAACTGGCCCTCGACGTGGGCGCCGACGTCCTCACCCACATCCCGAACGGGGAACCGCTCGGCGACGACGTCGTGGCCCGGATGGCCGGTGGGCGCCGCGTCGCGGTGCCGACCCTGTCGATGATGCAGGCCCTCGCGACGCTGCGCGGGAACACCGACGGTTTCACCGCCGCGGCCGCCAGCGTGGCCGCCCTGCATCGGGCCGGTGTGCCCGTGCTGGCCGGTACGGACGCCGCACTGCAGCCCGGACTGCCGCAACTCGTCGCGCACGGGGAGAGCCTGCATCACGAACTCGAGCTGCTCGTGGCCGCCGGCCTGTCGACGGTCGACGCATTGCGTGCGGCGACGGTCCTGCCCGCCCGCCACTTCGGTCTCGACGACCGCGGGGCCGTCGAACCGGGTCTGCGTGCCGACCTGATCCTCGTCGACGGCGACCCCCTCGCCGACATCCGTGCCACCCGCAACATCGAACGAATCTGGTGCGGCGGTGACGAACACACCGCGACCCTGCGCACCGCAGACGAACGGAGTACCCGTGCCTGA
- a CDS encoding flavin reductase family protein: protein MDAHQFKNSMATVTGPVAVVTAHHDGTPHGTTVSSLASLSMSPAMITVALDNGSALLAIVRATGTFGVNVLAAGQCEAATRFAGRHDDRFAGVAWKFVDGLPQLTGSSAWLRCDVAAEIPGGDHTLLLGTVRDCSATDATPLVYSRRTFGTHAALPALAGAS, encoded by the coding sequence ATGGATGCGCACCAGTTCAAGAACTCCATGGCCACGGTCACCGGGCCCGTCGCCGTCGTCACCGCCCACCATGACGGCACCCCGCACGGCACCACGGTCAGCTCGCTCGCCTCCCTGAGCATGTCGCCGGCGATGATCACCGTCGCCCTCGACAACGGATCGGCGCTGCTCGCCATCGTGCGGGCAACCGGTACGTTCGGCGTCAACGTCCTCGCCGCCGGGCAGTGCGAGGCAGCGACCCGGTTCGCCGGCCGCCACGACGACCGGTTCGCCGGTGTGGCATGGAAATTCGTCGACGGGTTGCCGCAGCTGACCGGCAGCAGCGCGTGGCTGCGGTGCGACGTCGCCGCGGAAATCCCGGGCGGCGATCACACCCTGCTCCTCGGCACGGTCCGGGACTGCTCGGCCACCGACGCCACCCCGCTGGTGTACAGCCGGCGGACATTCGGCACCCACGCGGCACTACCGGCGCTCGCGGGGGCATCGTGA
- a CDS encoding VOC family protein yields the protein MPLHTLSRVTIGVPNVAETAAFYDDFGLTRTAPTGGRTDAVSFATLDGGDQLELVPVPGRRRLLGLDVAVDDADDLDRITHNLQRLDLRPTRSETELSVVDPGTDVRVRVAIGSRIVQTPFALPAYNLPGNIGRDAARADAIERTGRVRPRKLGHVVIGSTDQPASERFFTEGIGFKVSDRVPGMAAFLRCSTDHHNVLVQAAPVTMLHHTSWQVDDVDEVGRGATTMLDKDPQRHVWGLGRHHIGSNFFWYLKDPAGNFSEYYSDLDCIVDDQLWTPRDWEGARALYNWGPPPPPSFLAPEDLAELMTGVHG from the coding sequence ATGCCACTACACACCCTCAGCCGCGTCACGATCGGCGTTCCGAACGTCGCCGAGACCGCCGCGTTCTACGACGATTTCGGGCTGACCCGCACCGCCCCGACCGGCGGTCGAACCGACGCCGTGTCCTTCGCCACCCTCGACGGCGGCGACCAACTCGAACTGGTCCCCGTGCCCGGCCGCCGGCGGCTGCTCGGACTCGACGTCGCGGTCGACGACGCCGACGACCTGGACCGCATCACGCACAACCTGCAGCGACTCGACCTGCGTCCCACCCGGTCCGAGACCGAACTGTCCGTCGTCGACCCGGGCACCGACGTCCGTGTCCGGGTGGCCATCGGCTCCCGAATCGTCCAGACCCCCTTCGCTCTTCCCGCATACAACCTGCCCGGCAACATCGGACGCGACGCCGCACGCGCCGACGCGATCGAGCGGACCGGAAGGGTCCGTCCCCGCAAACTCGGGCACGTCGTCATCGGCTCCACCGACCAACCGGCGAGCGAACGGTTCTTCACCGAGGGCATCGGATTCAAGGTCAGCGACCGGGTTCCCGGCATGGCCGCGTTCCTGCGGTGCTCGACCGACCACCACAACGTCCTGGTGCAGGCGGCGCCGGTGACGATGCTCCACCACACCAGCTGGCAGGTCGACGACGTCGACGAGGTCGGCCGCGGCGCCACCACCATGCTGGACAAGGACCCGCAGCGCCACGTCTGGGGGCTCGGCCGCCACCACATCGGTTCCAACTTCTTCTGGTACCTCAAGGATCCGGCCGGCAATTTCAGCGAGTACTACTCCGACCTCGACTGCATCGTCGACGATCAGCTGTGGACGCCACGGGACTGGGAAGGCGCACGTGCCCTGTACAACTGGGGCCCGCCGCCTCCGCCGTCGTTCCTCGCACCCGAGGACCTCGCCGAACTGATGACCGGAGTGCACGGATGA
- a CDS encoding 3,4-dihydroxy-2-butanone-4-phosphate synthase, with protein MTLTIETAAPGLPASDDRALRHLAQGLPIVLSDAAAGRGFFVLAADRATTASVAFAIRHSSGFLQIALPRRRCEQLLLPPMDPFEGHGDRMCVGVDAVRGTGTGISAADRATTARALVGAAAQPGDFTRPGHLVPVCVDRAPGARPTTTAAIALDLTRRAGLQPGALLAELVGLADPTRMISRPECPAFAGTHHLPLLAVS; from the coding sequence ATGACACTGACAATCGAGACCGCCGCACCCGGGCTCCCGGCCTCCGACGACCGTGCCCTCCGGCACCTCGCGCAGGGGCTGCCGATCGTCCTCTCCGACGCCGCGGCAGGACGGGGATTCTTCGTCCTCGCCGCGGACCGGGCGACGACGGCATCGGTGGCGTTCGCGATCCGTCACTCGTCCGGATTCCTGCAGATCGCGCTCCCTCGCCGCCGGTGCGAGCAGTTGCTGCTCCCCCCGATGGATCCGTTCGAGGGCCACGGCGACCGGATGTGTGTCGGCGTGGACGCCGTCCGCGGAACCGGAACCGGGATCTCCGCCGCGGACCGCGCCACCACGGCCCGCGCACTCGTGGGTGCGGCGGCCCAGCCCGGTGACTTCACCAGACCCGGCCATCTCGTCCCCGTCTGCGTCGACCGCGCACCCGGCGCCCGTCCCACCACGACCGCGGCGATCGCACTGGACCTCACCCGGCGGGCCGGGCTGCAGCCCGGGGCCCTGCTCGCCGAGTTGGTCGGATTGGCCGATCCCACCCGGATGATCAGCCGCCCCGAGTGCCCGGCATTCGCCGGCACCCACCACCTGCCCCTGCTCGCCGTTTCCTGA
- a CDS encoding acyl-CoA dehydrogenase family protein produces MTITDTAPHTTTPVSERERLVSAARALGPLLRENAARAEADRRVPEENIDALREAGLFDITKPARFGGAEEDFRTFLEVSLELGRSCGSTAWVTTLSNVTSFFVGAYPESVQRDVLGADPRIATCGVFTPTSTSVRVDGGYRVTGRWGFASASHHASWANVGIPLTNADGDAVGAASAWIPMTDLSIDNTWYVAGMSGSGSDTLVADDVFVPDARILSVTDMMEGRTASEFQDETLYHSSLVPVLALVLVGPVLGMAEGAYDAVLATLQKDKPIAYSFYQRSIDAPSTQLNMAAARSLIDQARLLAFRGADEIDAAAAAGRQMPVVERARARMDAAQAANLCREAVELLLNVSGAGSFAQVNPLQRIWRDLETSSRHAFINLNINQEIYGRALLGIDEQVSPFV; encoded by the coding sequence ATGACGATCACCGACACGGCCCCGCACACGACGACGCCGGTTTCCGAGCGGGAACGCCTGGTCAGCGCCGCGCGGGCGCTCGGCCCACTGCTCCGCGAGAACGCCGCGCGCGCCGAGGCGGACCGCCGCGTGCCCGAGGAGAACATCGACGCCCTGCGCGAGGCCGGCCTGTTCGACATCACCAAACCCGCACGCTTCGGCGGAGCGGAGGAGGATTTCCGCACCTTCCTGGAGGTGTCGCTGGAACTCGGCCGGTCGTGCGGGTCCACCGCGTGGGTCACCACGCTGAGCAACGTGACGTCGTTCTTCGTCGGCGCCTACCCCGAGTCGGTGCAGCGGGACGTGCTGGGCGCCGATCCGCGCATCGCCACCTGCGGCGTGTTCACCCCGACCTCGACCTCGGTGCGGGTCGACGGCGGGTACCGGGTCACCGGACGGTGGGGATTCGCCTCGGCATCGCACCACGCGAGCTGGGCCAACGTCGGTATCCCCCTGACCAACGCCGACGGTGACGCCGTCGGGGCGGCGTCGGCGTGGATCCCGATGACCGATCTGTCGATCGACAACACCTGGTACGTCGCGGGCATGTCCGGTTCCGGCAGCGACACCCTCGTCGCCGACGACGTCTTCGTCCCCGACGCCCGGATCCTGTCGGTCACCGACATGATGGAGGGGCGCACCGCCTCGGAGTTCCAGGACGAAACCCTGTATCACTCCTCGCTCGTCCCCGTCCTGGCGCTGGTGCTCGTCGGTCCCGTGCTGGGCATGGCGGAGGGCGCCTACGACGCGGTCCTGGCGACGCTGCAGAAGGACAAGCCGATCGCGTACTCGTTCTACCAGCGGTCGATCGACGCACCGTCCACCCAACTGAACATGGCCGCCGCCCGCTCCCTGATCGATCAGGCCCGCCTCCTCGCGTTCCGCGGCGCAGACGAGATCGACGCCGCGGCCGCCGCCGGCAGGCAGATGCCGGTCGTCGAGCGGGCGCGGGCGCGGATGGACGCCGCGCAGGCCGCGAACCTGTGCCGCGAGGCGGTCGAACTGCTGCTCAACGTCAGCGGCGCCGGCAGCTTCGCGCAGGTCAACCCGCTGCAGCGGATCTGGCGTGATCTGGAAACCAGCTCCCGGCACGCCTTCATCAACCTGAACATCAACCAGGAGATCTACGGACGCGCCCTGCTCGGCATCGACGAGCAGGTATCCCCCTTCGTCTGA
- a CDS encoding FCD domain-containing protein, which yields MSGTDGDEDVLAPEAEDFEGPAYSREMWPRQANLPPKVSLGGSRAEQAAGQIARLAAGALAGERIGSKDDLRKICGFSVGTMNEAIKLAQARGVITSRPGPGGGIFACDPSPLSRMNGWFRAAAGDHAAFAEAVQIRNAIAPLLIEEALRQMTLADQETFSERLWEVRRARNSAAVSDFVWACWELHAHLAGIGKGILLDTLYLSIMDVGVSYLRAVLEATAPDVHLDGLAQVMEDLVDALDRRDRDAAVDALRRTDPTMILSVPAPPA from the coding sequence ATGAGTGGCACCGACGGCGACGAGGACGTTCTCGCCCCCGAAGCAGAGGACTTCGAGGGCCCCGCCTACTCGCGCGAAATGTGGCCTCGGCAAGCAAATCTCCCGCCCAAGGTGTCGCTCGGCGGATCACGTGCGGAGCAGGCTGCCGGTCAGATCGCCCGCCTCGCCGCCGGCGCACTGGCCGGCGAACGCATCGGGAGCAAGGACGATCTCCGCAAGATCTGCGGATTCTCGGTCGGGACCATGAACGAGGCGATCAAACTCGCGCAGGCCCGCGGCGTCATCACCTCACGCCCGGGCCCGGGCGGCGGCATCTTCGCCTGCGACCCCTCCCCACTGTCCCGGATGAACGGCTGGTTCCGCGCCGCCGCCGGGGACCACGCGGCGTTCGCCGAGGCCGTCCAGATCCGAAATGCGATCGCCCCCTTGCTGATCGAGGAGGCGTTGCGGCAGATGACGCTCGCCGACCAGGAAACGTTCTCGGAGCGGCTGTGGGAGGTGCGCCGCGCCCGCAACTCCGCGGCGGTGTCCGACTTCGTGTGGGCGTGCTGGGAACTGCACGCCCACCTCGCCGGCATCGGCAAGGGCATCCTGCTCGACACCCTCTACCTGAGCATCATGGACGTCGGCGTGTCCTACCTGCGCGCGGTACTCGAGGCCACCGCACCGGACGTGCACCTGGACGGGCTCGCGCAGGTCATGGAAGACCTCGTCGACGCGCTCGACCGCCGCGACCGCGACGCCGCCGTCGACGCGCTCCGGCGCACCGACCCGACCATGATCCTGTCGGTACCGGCCCCGCCGGCCTGA
- a CDS encoding TetR/AcrR family transcriptional regulator — MASAIRGTVAPDLYGTVYFIYTVPYKLTAINGGGPIPAVARTTRARWIEAGLDALARGGPDAVRVEALAAELGVTKGGFYGYFDGRPALLAEMLDEWERRCTKAVIAQADAEGGDAADRIRRVGQLTYSEDLHRIDLAIRAWAHHDPSVAARLQRIDNERMQFLRTMFGTFVTDPDEIEARSTLMFGLAIGRHFIVADHPGYTKREAIQLAGEFLLRP, encoded by the coding sequence GTGGCCTCTGCTATTCGTGGCACTGTCGCCCCCGATCTATACGGCACCGTATATTTCATCTATACGGTACCGTATAAATTGACTGCGATCAATGGAGGTGGACCGATTCCCGCCGTCGCCCGCACGACACGAGCCCGCTGGATAGAGGCCGGCCTCGACGCCCTCGCCCGGGGCGGACCGGACGCCGTCCGCGTCGAAGCGCTCGCCGCCGAACTCGGCGTCACGAAGGGCGGGTTCTACGGCTACTTCGACGGCAGGCCCGCGTTGCTCGCCGAGATGCTCGACGAGTGGGAACGCCGCTGCACCAAGGCCGTCATCGCCCAGGCCGACGCCGAAGGCGGCGACGCGGCCGACCGGATCCGGCGCGTGGGTCAACTCACCTACTCGGAGGACCTGCACCGGATCGACCTCGCGATCCGGGCCTGGGCGCACCACGACCCGTCCGTCGCGGCACGCCTGCAACGCATCGACAACGAGCGGATGCAGTTCCTGCGCACGATGTTCGGCACCTTCGTCACCGACCCCGACGAGATCGAGGCGCGCAGCACCCTGATGTTCGGGCTCGCCATCGGCCGCCACTTCATCGTCGCGGACCACCCCGGGTACACCAAACGCGAAGCCATCCAGCTTGCCGGGGAATTCCTCCTGCGCCCGTAA
- a CDS encoding DUF2867 domain-containing protein: MPRIAEATYTEQPWRIHEFTSDFDVEDVWSYRTPGAGPGDFPRMLAAMRAGGGLADQPRLVRFLFAVRWKLGELFGWDDPSAGVGARVTSLRDRLPDDLRAAPRGPDDDGMPLKAVYELDTEAARELANTTVHTVMHLGWVRGANGDYGLQMTVLVKPNGRFGRLYMAAIAPFRHLLVYPALTRQWERAWRDYGSG, translated from the coding sequence GTGCCACGAATAGCAGAGGCCACCTACACCGAGCAGCCCTGGCGCATCCACGAATTCACGAGCGACTTCGACGTCGAGGACGTGTGGTCGTACCGCACTCCCGGGGCCGGTCCCGGCGACTTCCCCAGAATGCTCGCCGCGATGCGGGCCGGGGGCGGGCTCGCCGACCAGCCCCGGCTGGTGAGGTTCCTGTTCGCCGTCCGGTGGAAGCTCGGCGAACTGTTCGGTTGGGACGATCCGTCGGCGGGCGTCGGCGCGCGGGTCACCTCGCTCCGCGACCGCCTGCCCGACGACCTCCGCGCCGCTCCCCGCGGCCCCGACGACGACGGCATGCCGCTCAAAGCGGTCTACGAACTCGACACGGAGGCCGCCCGCGAGCTGGCGAACACGACCGTGCACACCGTCATGCATCTCGGCTGGGTGCGAGGCGCGAACGGCGACTACGGACTGCAGATGACCGTCCTCGTCAAACCCAACGGCCGGTTCGGGCGCCTCTACATGGCCGCCATCGCCCCGTTCCGGCATCTCCTCGTCTACCCGGCCCTCACCCGGCAGTGGGAACGCGCCTGGCGCGACTACGGATCTGGATGA
- a CDS encoding DUF899 domain-containing protein, which yields MTASDPPVTTREQWLVARRELLAQEKELTRHRDRVNAARRALPMVEITENYEFDGPGGRARLVDLFDGRSQLLIYHFMFEPDADEGCPSCTFTIDNVAHLHHLYARDTSFAAVSRAPLHKLEQYRQRMGWTVPWYSSLGSDFNYDFHVTLDASVAPVEYNYKDAAELERMDPAWKGWSGEEHGVSAFLRQGERVFHTYSGYARSTDVLLGTYHWLDLTARGRQEDWEPEPRRGDDPFMSWLRRHDEYEPDAISGEKTPD from the coding sequence ATGACAGCGTCCGATCCGCCGGTCACCACCCGCGAGCAGTGGCTCGTCGCGCGGCGCGAACTGCTCGCCCAGGAGAAGGAACTGACCCGTCACCGCGACCGGGTCAACGCCGCCCGGCGCGCGCTGCCGATGGTCGAGATCACCGAGAACTACGAGTTCGACGGTCCCGGGGGCAGGGCACGGCTCGTCGATCTGTTCGACGGGCGCAGCCAACTGCTGATCTACCACTTCATGTTCGAACCCGACGCCGACGAAGGATGCCCGTCCTGCACGTTCACGATCGACAACGTCGCCCACCTCCACCACCTCTACGCCCGGGACACCTCGTTCGCGGCCGTGTCGCGCGCACCCCTGCACAAGCTCGAGCAGTACCGGCAGCGCATGGGCTGGACAGTTCCCTGGTATTCCTCGCTCGGCAGCGACTTCAATTACGACTTCCACGTCACCCTCGACGCCTCGGTCGCGCCGGTCGAATACAACTACAAGGACGCGGCCGAACTCGAGCGCATGGATCCCGCCTGGAAGGGCTGGTCCGGCGAGGAGCACGGCGTCAGCGCCTTCCTCCGCCAGGGCGAGCGCGTCTTCCACACCTACTCGGGGTACGCACGCTCCACCGACGTACTCCTCGGCACCTATCACTGGCTCGATCTCACCGCGCGCGGCCGACAGGAGGACTGGGAACCGGAACCGCGGCGCGGCGACGACCCGTTCATGAGCTGGCTGCGCCGCCACGACGAGTACGAACCGGACGCGATTTCGGGAGAGAAGACCCCCGACTGA